The following proteins are co-located in the Primulina tabacum isolate GXHZ01 chromosome 11, ASM2559414v2, whole genome shotgun sequence genome:
- the LOC142519386 gene encoding transcription elongation factor 1 homolog yields the protein MGKRKSKAKPPPKKRMDKLDTVFSCPFCNHGTSVECRIDMKNLIGEASCQICQESFSTTVTALTEPIDIYSEWIDECERVNNLEDEDA from the exons ATGGGTAAGAGGAAGTCCAAGGCAAAGCCACCACCAAAGAAGAGAATGGACAAACTTGACACAGTTTTCAGCTGTCCCTTCTGCAATCATGGCACTAGTGTCGAGTGCCGCAT TGATATGAAGAACTTGATTGGTGAGGCCTCATGCCAGATTTGCCAAGAGAGCTTTAGCACCACTGTAACAG CTTTGACAGAACCAATAGACAT ATATAGTGAGTGGATCGATGAATGTGAACGTGTCAATAACCTCGAGGACGAAGATGCATAG
- the LOC142519474 gene encoding serine/threonine-protein kinase-like protein At3g51990 — translation MGYLSCNAESAIATCDSYNWELLTKRPIKDHSTRPFKILEFDFSVLQSATDGFSAGNLLGKGSHGAVYKARIHQIKAAAAVKRTKQTHNSAVGNSNSTTDTELEILSRIYHPRLVNLLGFSSDPNQRKLIVVEYMPNGSLYDLLHRSGKPPGWVKRTRFALQVARAVQFLHASNPPIIHRDIKSSNILIDANFSSRLSDFGLSLRGYEEDIKVKCTPPAGTLGYLDPEYLAPGDLSTKSDVFSFGILMLEIITGRNAIDMNYSPPSVVNWAVPAIKVGDFTGICDLRIGPPRDWEALRRMAVLAARCVRSTAGKRPGMAEVVECLKIVHQKMKARSPICVNLGSLVGENSRAGKYEPLDESMEMANNCKRRNGKISSVSSAQLRHYAIGDRVERSKSIGTASEVKYLPPDESDDHIIVRRVRLSVKILTVKLSKSTSVGILQGKKLVRNNNGTTGQSRNLLVDSEE, via the coding sequence ATGGGTTACCTTTCATGCAACGCGGAGTCCGCCATCGCTACCTGCGATTCGTATAACTGGGAATTGTTAACCAAAAGGCCCATCAAAGATCATAGTACAAGGCCTTTCaagattcttgaatttgatttttctgttcttcaatccgccACCGATGGCTTCTCCGCTGGGAATTTACTAGGGAAAGGCAGCCATGGAGCCGTGTATAAAGCGCGAATCCATCAGATAAAAGCTGCCGCTGCCGTCAAAAGGACGAAACAAACGCACAACTCCGCCGTTGGAAATAGTAATAGTACCACTGATACAGAGCTGGAGATTCTGTCTAGAATCTATCACCCCCGGCTGGTGAACTTGCTCGGATTTTCTAGTGATCCGAATCAACGTAAACTGATCGTAGTAGAGTACATGCCGAATGGGTCCTTGTACGATTTGCTCCACCGCTCGGGTAAACCACCGGGGTGGGTTAAGAGAACCCGCTTCGCTTTGCAGGTTGCAAGGGCGGTTCAGTTTCTGCACGCATCAAATCCGCCGATCATTCACAGGGATATCAAATCGTCCAACATTTTGATCGACGCGAACTTCAGTTCCCGGCTCAGCGACTTCGGCCTGTCTCTGAGAGGATACGAGGAGGACATTAAGGTGAAGTGCACTCCCCCCGCGGGGACGTTGGGATACCTAGACCCGGAGTATCTCGCCCCTGGCGATCTCAGCACCAAGTCAGATGTATTCAGCTTCGGGATATTAATGCTCGAGATCATCACCGGTCGGAATGCAATCGACATGAATTACAGCCCTCCGTCGGTTGTAAACTGGGCTGTTCCGGCGATAAAAGTAGGCGACTTCACCGGAATTTGTGACCTAAGAATCGGGCCTCCGCGAGACTGGGAAGCTCTCAGACGGATGGCGGTGTTGGCGGCGAGATGCGTGAGATCCACGGCGGGGAAGCGGCCAGGAATGGCGGAGGTGGTGGAGTGTTTGAAGATCGTACACCAGAAAATGAAGGCACGTTCTCCAATCTGTGTTAATCTGGGGAGTCTCGTGGGCGAGAATTCTCGCGCGGGTAAATATGAGCCGTTGGATGAGAGCATGGAGATGGCCAATAACTGTAAAAGGAGAAACGGGAAAATATCCAGTGTTTCGAGTGCACAACTCAGGCATTATGCGATTGGTGATCGAGTCGAGAGGTCAAAGTCAATTGGAACAGCAAGTGAGGTTAAATATCTACCGCCCGATGAGAGCGATGATCACATAATTGTGAGGAGGGTGCGATTGAGTGTGAAGATCCTCACGGTGAAGTTGAGTAAGTCGACATCAGTGGGGATTTTGCAGGGCAAGAAGTTGGTCAGAAACAACAATGGAACCACCGGACAGAGTAGAAACTTGTTGGTCGATTCAGAAGAATAG